AGATCTGGGACCATACCTCCTGCAGAACCAGGCATCAGGAAATGAGGTCGACGTGCTGTGAACCTACCCAGTGATGTTAGTCCATGCGTATGCTTTCCCCTTGTAGACTGCAATAGAGGGGTTTAACAGTCTACTTTTAATACGATTCCCCATGCAGGTTCCCTCAGGTACCGCCAGCTCTTCCCCACCTGCCAGTCTCCAAGacccattttctcttttgcccCTCTGAAGACAAATAGGGATGGGTACGGTCAAGTGTGATACTGGCATTTGCATGTGGGAACATGTTGCCTGGAAGCTGGGCACGTGTCCGCCAACAGCCCTTTAGGTACAAAGCCAGCTTGTACAGCCTGCCCAAGGAGTCAAACACgtgtcctgcagcagcacttcGAGCCGGAGGTGAATGAGGGCTGTGCTCAGCACTGGAAGGGGGGCAGAGACTGATGTGGGTGTTGCAGATCTGCAGCCAACAGCAGAGTCCTCTCTCAGGagagcaaggaaggaaggaggacaCGAGAGAGGCCCCACCTTGACGCGTGTGATTCCTCCCTGATGCAAGGCTGAGCCACGTGCTGAGTTTACAGGACCTGATGTACAACACTGTGTCCAGCGATGGAGACTGGAGCTTGTGTCACAGCCTACAGTCTCCTCCGGCTGCGCTGTCATGGGAAATCAATACAAACACAGTTTTGGGCATGTGCTGAGATCCAAGAGCCCACTGAACAACACTGGATACCCCTGAAAATCCCTTCCTGGCTCCTCTCGTCCCCCGTGTGCCTGGGAAAGGGGACGGGGGCGTGAAGCGCAGCCGGAAAGGCGGACCTGGGGTGTCGGAGCCAGACTGCCCGCAAAGCCTGAGGCAGGAGCTGACCAGGAGCCCCCCCAAGGCATCACCCAGGCGGGCGCAGCCACCCCTTCCCCGGGGCCGCAGGCTGTGGCCAGGGCTGTGCTTGGCCCCTGCTGCCCTcggagggggcacggcggccccccggccccctgCTCCGGCATTTCCCGGCCCGGCTCCCCCGCAGTCCTGGTGCCCCGCTGCCCGGCGGCCATCCCAGGGACAACCCCCGGGCCGGGGCCCCTGAGGGATCTCTCCGGCTGCCCCGAGAGGACTCACCGAGGGAGGCCGCAGAGAAGCTCTACCGGCTGCCGCCCGGGGCTGCGGCTGGGGCCGGGCTGAGGGAGGCCGCAGCCTGGGCCTGGAACGGGGCCGCCCGGCGGGAGCCGAaagcgcggcccggccccgccgcgctccccggcAACCGCGGCTTCCGCCGGCAGGggcggggagccggggccggggccggggccggggcaggccCCGCCCGGAGCTCAGCCCCGGCCTTCGCCGGTTCTccccgccggcaggcgcggCCCGGGGGGCGGCAGGACCGGAGGGCGATCCCCAGCAGACGGGCAGGGCACCGAAGCCGGCCGTCAGCCGTCCCCGGGGCAGGACAGCCCTGTTTGGGGCTCGCTCTGCGGCCGAGGTTCATCTCCCCGGCCCGTGCCGTGCCCTCAGCCTCCCCTTTCCCCGGGGTTTTGGGAGAGGATCCCGCCAGACCCACCCGCACGGCTCACAGCCGCCGGCTGCCGAACCGCAGGAGCCTTCAGGGCCGGGGGATGGAGCGAGCTGGGGGCCAAAGGGCTCCCAAACGTAGCCCAGGCCTTTGCACGACCAAGGAATTTTGTCTCTACTTACGTGCTTACCCTACAGCTTAGAGCAAGGCTGGTGCGGCGGATGGAAGCATCCCTACCAAGCAAAAAAGATGGGAATGGGCTCCCTGGGATCTAAACTTCAATGCGTAACGTGGTGTAGATCCTTGGAAGAAAACCCTGAAAGGCCGTTACAGAATGAGTCTTGAGgtatattttgctgaaatattttcttacttctcctttctgtgattttctttccaattcAAGAAGCTGaactttcatttttccagaATAAATCTGACTTGGAGCGTGCTCACCATCAAGCCAAAAGGCTGTTGTTTGCTGGGTGAGTGCAGAAGACTCCCTCAGCTTGGTCGAACCAGGAGGTTCAGGCATACGAGAGCAGCAGAATGACCACGCTAGCCAGGTTTGATGCACCAGGAGACCACAACGTGCAAGGATGTGTTTGCCCATAACCACGCTTTTCCCTCATAACAGTACATCTTAGTGCCATTGCTCTGGACCTGGGTGGTTAAACAAATTTCAGGTCATTTATTGCTGAGCGGAGCAGAGACAGCTGTTGGGATCAGCACCCCTTTGATTGCCACATCACTCTCTCCAGGCTATAAAATGCCATCGTGTTTATAAAGTAGCTGTGCAAGAGCTTGTTTCTCCCACCACAGTGCGATGAACAGGGACCACATCTCCGCTCACAGTCAGCCTCTCCTGAATGCTCCAGGGTACAAAAGTCAAATAAAATCCCAGCGTTTTCCAGGATGCTGGCTTGAGGGATGGGACTTGGTCCTGGTCTTCATAGACCCCACAGCAGCATTCGTGGGGAGGGGACCACAGGGGTCCCTCATTCCCATCAGAGCAGGGCTGTCACCAAGTGCCAGATTGGGATGGCCGCAGCCATGTCCCACGGAGTCCTGCTGTCCCTGAGGATGGAGACTCCCCCCACCTCCTGGTGAcccctcccagggctgcagcaccccCAGGGCCCCTGAACCTCTGTCACCACTGTGGCCAGCCCCATCGGCCCAGGTCCGCTGCGTCCCCCCGGTGCCAGGGAGCATCCCAGGGGCCCTCTTGGGTTTTTCCACCTTCCTTCTCAGGCAGGAGCCCAGATCTGGGGGACCTATTGCTGGCACATCCCCCGTGGCAGTTAACGGTCTTCTGGAATCTGCTGCCCAACTGCCACCTTCAAACCCATGCCCAGAGCCGAGCCTGAGCGAGGCTCAAAGGGGAGAGGTAGGGAGGACAGGCTCAAAGCGACACTGTTCATCCCAGTACAGTGGCTTAAAACACTCGCGGTTGGCTTTTGCAGCTTTCAGTGACCTGTGCCCATCCTAACCGTGCTGTCTTCCAGGCACAGGGCTGCTTCACTGGAGGTTTTGTGGCTGGAAAGGGAACTTGGCGCGTGTGGGGATCAGCGGAAAGATACTCAGGGCGGATAATTGGTGCTTGCAGCCTCTCAGGGTTGCGGGTGGTCagtggaaatgctgaaattgtgTTTGGATGTCCGTTTAACAGGCAAACTGTCCACTCTCATTCCCAGTGGAAGGGGAGGCAATGCCAAGGCTTTGGCCAGGGGCTGAATGCCAATGGTTGGCTTGAAGGAGGTACAAGGCAGAAGTGCAAGGTGTGCTGGGGTGGTTGGGGTCTTCTGGCAGCtcagggtggggtggggagatCCAGCACCTGATGTGTTGGGAGGTTTTCACCTCCCTGCGTTCCCAGGTGTATCAGGAGAGCTCCTAAGGCTGGCTGCTTTGGAGCATCTCATGGGGTTCTTGTGCCGGGCAGACCTCAGCCACTTCAAAGCTGCTGCCCAGACCCAGGGCTGGGAGCGCGAATCACCACCCTGGCAGCTCAGCAGGGAGAGGCAGCCAGTGCCCGTGTCCCTGCAGCGGGGGCTCGCCATGGCCTGGCCGGGCTGAGCACCGTGCATTGGGCTGAGCCCCCATGCCAAACCAAACACTCACAGAGATGTTGGTCTGCAGGCAGCCCCCACTGGTGGCCTAGAGCATCTGCCATGTCAGCCCCGGTGCTGGAGCCTCCTGCCCTGGTGAGGAGCCCTGAGGAGGGGCAGGATGGCAGCCATGAGCCTGGGCACATCCTTGCTCAGCTGTCTGCAGCCCTGGAGAACCCGGACATCAAAGCTTTGAAGGTGAAGGGTGATGTTGCATTGGACGTGGGGGTTGTGAGGAGCATGGGCTTCATCCCTGGGTGCCACGAGCATGGCACTTGCCCCTGTGCGAGCCTTGTGTGAGAACAGGGGGGCCCCATGCGTGCCaaaatttggggagggggaaggaatgAGAAAAGCTCCTTTCTGCAGAGGGTGGATGTCCCTGGGGCTGGGTCTGCTacccagaaagaaaaggcatgaTGTTACTCCCAAGTCTTTCTCAAACTGAGAGTAGATGACCCCAAATAGTTACCTGCAAGCTTCTAGTTAAGCTGCATGAAATGGCAGCTGAATAATTTTCAGCCATCTCTTTGTAGAGCGGTTTTCTGCCATGGTGGCACACTCGAGGGTGTCCCTAGCTGCTGCTTGGGGCCTGGCAGTGCCACCATGGGTGATGGGGGGGCAAGACGGCAACCAAAGCCCTGGGAGGGCCAGCGGGACTCATGGGGCCACCCAGCCCCACGGTCCCACCCACCACAGACAACCACTGCAGCAACACAGGGTGCTCCCACTCACCAGCCAGCCGGGCTCGCCCCCACACCTTGGGGCCACATTGGGAGTAAAATCCTAAATCCAGGTGGTTATTAGTAGCCAGCAAAGGGTCCAAGCCACTGTGGCAGGGTCATCCACACCAGGGCCCGAGGAAAAAAAGTGGGTCCAGGGACGGGCAGGACGAGACCACCGCTTGTCAATGCTGTTCCCCGTGTCTACCGCAGTGGTCCAAAGATGGGCGAGGTGTCCTTGTCCACACCAAGCTGTAtgaggaggagatggggaagaaCAAAGAGGTCTTCCCGGAGCTGGTGGATCTCGGCTGTGTCGCGGCACTGCAGGCCTGGCTGCTAGCCTACGGTTTCAAACTCAAGGGGACAAAGTAAGTCGCCATGTCTCCTTCCCAAGCCAGCTTTGTGCTGCAACGGAGCCAGGATCACCACGCGAGGAGCAGCTGCCAGCGAGGCCTGGGTCTGCCCCAGGCAGGCTGCGTTGCACAAGGGTGAAACAAGATTGGGAGGAAGGGATGAGCATGGGATGGAAGATATTAGTATCCACGATTTGTGGCTGGACATcgctctgctttgttttttattttgttgagaATTGAGCTTGGTTTGTAGTAATTTTGAGAGTTGTTTCAAGTTTAAAAGAGCAGATAAACTACAGAAGTGTGGAAAGGGAGAAGCCCAAAGAGCTGTGGGGCTCACggtggaaaggaaaatggcaCCTATGGCAATGCAGTAGCCCCGAGCCATCCATCAGCCACAGTCAGTGACCACCAGTCATGTCCAAGTCCAGCCAGGGAGCTAAGCTagcacagccagggctggagcagaCCCTGGCACGACAGTACTGTAGCATGGGCACAGAACAAGGGCAAGGGCTGCACTTGGATGCAGGTCCTATGCCAGGGCATGTAGCCCCACCCTGAGGTGCCGCAGGGCTCCGTCTCCCACTGCGGATGGACCCTGAGCTGGCTGTGCCCCACAGCTGGTTTCTGTCCTTCAGGGTCAACTCGCAAGTGCTCCAGTTGCAGCACCCTGACTTCCAGAGGGCATATCCCACCACCAAGGAGCCAGGCACCCTCCGAGGTGACACTGGCCTCTCTGccaagcaggagaggaaaaagaagaaaaagagacatgCGAGCAGCCTGCACCCTCCCAGAGGGGCCAAGACCCAGGACACGCTGGGTGAGCAAAGCTGGTGGCTGCAGCCACACAAGCTGGGCTGGCATAGTGTGTGCTCTAACTGGCTTGTCTCAGGAATGATGCTGGCCTAAGGCTGGGCCCATAGTACAACAAGGTGGtctgcagctcttctgcttctcccagaCCTGGCAGCATCCCCGTGGGTTGGGTGATGACAGGGGCTCTTCCACTGGTGAGTTTTCAGCCGGGCACCGTGATACCCAGGCAGGCT
This genomic interval from Buteo buteo chromosome 11, bButBut1.hap1.1, whole genome shotgun sequence contains the following:
- the C11H16orf86 gene encoding uncharacterized protein C16orf86 homolog encodes the protein MSAPVLEPPALVRSPEEGQDGSHEPGHILAQLSAALENPDIKALKWSKDGRGVLVHTKLYEEEMGKNKEVFPELVDLGCVAALQAWLLAYGFKLKGTKVNSQVLQLQHPDFQRAYPTTKEPGTLRGDTGLSAKQERKKKKKRHASSLHPPRGAKTQDTLGQRPRLRPLYQYINLDMTELMHPSPEDEVPELAQPSQVPAASSRATAPQLEDTWAGSTPEIPAPEAGDKSMQVDIDRMLRYAAHLVPLLFPQYK